The nucleotide window ATTTTGATGGCTTGGATTACCTGCATAAGTTAGAGAAAAGATGGGCCTGCATGATAAGTTCGCATGCAGCTGCATGGCTGGAGAGAGACTACCTCTGAAAGTCATAATAGCAGTTGCTATATATTTTTTTCCGTACAAATCCAGGGTGCAGATTGAAGGGTTATGACCATCCAATCTAGGAGATTTGCGGGGCATCCGTGattgatgatatggcccaccattaCACCTAAACTAGAAGCCTCTTATCCACTTAGACAAAGATGCATTAGAATTTAGAAAGACGATATCAGATCAATCAAAGCATCCAAGGACTGATGGGAAGATCCTCCTTTCCTAATAGAACAGTTTACGTTCTCCTTCAGATCCTTGATCCTTTCCCTTATCTCCTTCCCTTCATGTCCAACCATTAATCTTCTTATTCCCCTCTCTATCTCACCTCTCTCTAGCTCATTCTCTAGtgtcatccccaccctccaaacatGGCTTACTAGCCTAGCATTGATCCCTTGCTCTGCCAAACGTGGCGAACAAAGCATAGGGACCCCCTCACATATGCTTTCTAACGTAGAATTCCAACCATTATGTGTCCAAAACCCTCCCACTGCTGGGTGGGCCAACACAtcttgttgtggggcccacttgacgaTCAGGCCCCTATCGCGTGTCTCCTCTTCAAACCCTTCAGGCAGCTTGGCACATTCCGAGACACTAACCGATCCAGGCCTGACCACCCACAAGAAGGGTTGCCCGCTATTGGCCAGGCCCCACGCCATCTCGGcaagatctgctccgtccatcacaCCTGTACTCCCAAAGCTCACGTAGATGACGGATAATGGGGCTTGTTTGGCCAGCCATGCCATGCAGTTATTATCTGGAGTTAACAAGCTGCTGGAATCaggagggcccaccatgaactTGTGGAGTGGACCGATCGGGAAGACCGGGATCCGAAGGTCCAGCCGGAGATTGGCCAGTGTGGTCTGTTCAAGGCAGTCTGGAGTGTTGAAAATGAGTCCTGATGAAGCCCTTGTCGCAATGGTCAATGAGACAAACAATTGAAGAGTTGCGTCCATGGTGGATGTAGTGATGATAGGCAAGTCCTTGATTCTGAGGGGTGGAATTTCAGACACTGGGTCTTCTGACTTTGGATCTGGTAAGACATTGAAATTTATTCATGATTAGAAGTGTCATATGAATATCGCCGTGTGGCCCATGGTTttgttgatccaaaccattgacgcCACAGGCCGTGCTGTGGATGGACTGTTTCCACCAAAAGTCTTCCAGAGAAGAAGATCCTACCCATCCAGTTATTGTAATTCTTTACAGTTCAATGCCACGCATTCTTCCTAATCGTCTATTTATCGGTAACTGATAGAAGGGCTAGGATTTTCTCGTCTAGTGGATTTTGGGTTTGTGGTCATCCAAATGAAGaactggatggctaggatcttcttcTCTGGAAGTACTGGAATTATGATTTAACCAAACAAAGCCTTTAATTAATTAAAGAGCCGTTTACAAAACCCGCATATTTTTTGTCCATTTaggaaaaaaaataggaaaaaaaataactaCTTTTAGAATATTTCAAGTAATCTGATTATCCTTTTGCTCTGTTATCAATCTAACCACCTCATGTCGCCATTGCAATTGGATACAGTTTTACAACCCTATTTTATAAAAGGCTAAAATACCCTCCATTTAAAAAATGCCTTTCATTTAAAACATTCAATGTAGCAGATAGCGGTTGTTAATGTTCAAGGATCCCAAAGCTAGGTGGGGTcaactatgatgtttgtgagaaatttacaccattcatatgtttgccaaatcattttatggcatcagttcaaaaatgaggcaattcaAAAGCTCAAGGGGGCTACACAAcatgaaatagtggagattatatgctcacaattgaaatatttgttGGGCCGCGCGCAGAAGCTTTTGATTAGGTTAATATTTTTGTTCTTTCAATTCATCCTAGTGGTaatgacctaatcaataagttggatgacaaataaacattacaattggccttaggaggtttttaatggtgggagttcaatcaccattgttatcctatggtgtggtccacccggcCATGGtcattgatgaataaaaataagCCAATCTAATCATCATGCGAGATTCATGAATCAGTTTCAGGTATGTATATTGTTTGTTAATGGCGTGACCCACCTAATTATTAAATCATACTAAATTGAATCATACTTAATTAAAATACCAAAATATTCTTTTCAGGGGTGAAATGGCTCAAATGCGATCTCCTTTATCTTTTCTAAAACGTCGCAAGTAGAGCATTATCGGTTCAAGAAGGTATACCCTTTCAATGGATGCAACCAGCCATGGtcattgatgaataaaaatagGCCAATCTAATCATCATGTGAGACACGTGAATCAGTTTTAGTTGTGTATATTGTTTGTTTAtgttgtgacccacctgattatTGACTCATACTTAATTAAAATACCAAAATATTCTTTTTAGAGGTGAAATGGCCCAAATgccttctcctttctctttttctAAAACGTCGCAAGTAGAGCATCATGGGTTCCAGAAGTTGTACCCTTTCAACATATGCAACCCACCATGATCATTGATGAATAAAAAATAGGCCAATCTAATCATCATGTGAGACACATGAATCAGTTTCAGgtgtatatattatttatttatagtgCAGCCTACTTGAAGATTGAATCGTACTAAATTTTGGTTCCTCTGATCATCACAGTGGGTTATACCTATTGAACCGGACATGTTCCATCTATGTACCACTGAACAAGGGCTGGCAGGGTTAAGTGTTGGGGATTtgagctgcggaatcacacagatctagatctaggatagcaattcaatagtaacaagcaatcacagaagaaagCAAacatttaacgtggaaaacccttgtgggaaaaaaccacggcacaaagcgacagaaatccactctgaaatagaaattacaagagagatgacttacccgattcgaacaacctcgaatctcacccttactacaccctttgataaccctaaaatctctttagaaagctttaattagaattatttttcatgtcctagaaaagccctagggacacccaTTTATAGTTTTGACAACTTCCCCTTTCGCaccgactcaaatttccgcagtccgcatcaaatctggaaacgaatctgcgtaaccacgactagtcgagctgagTCTATGACTGGTCAAgggacccctacgaccggtcgagcaatccccACGACTGTTCAAGCGGCCCGAACACCAAAaggtgagctcgctggactttgagtcgagtaggccacgatcggtcgagcggcccggacaccaaaaggtgagctcgctggactttgagtcgagcgggccacaaccggtcgagatgacccctacgaccggtcgaaggcgGTGAAGACTTttctaacaacaatctccaccaagtcttcaacctTCAACCGTGTAACTCCTTGatatcttctcttatctcttcatcacatcatagcttcaattaatgtttcttgtgcacactccatccttcttttacgccatcaccaagcccagacaagttgtacagaacttgaacttttatttaagaacgaccttggtgagcatgtctgctggattcacactagtgtgaatcttttccagtgtgacgcctccttcctcaagcacctgtcggataaagtggtgacgaacatcagtgtgtttagtacgtgagtgataaacagaatttttagccaaattgatagcgctctcactatcacagttaatcgacatggcctcctgctgaagtctcaattgatttatcatgtctctgagccaaacaccttctttaaaagcttccgtcattgccatatattctgcttcgatcatgaaaagagccaccatagactgaagcttcgacatctaactgattgctccacccgccaGTACAAACgaatatcctgaagtagactttctagaatctatactgcctgcgtaATCAGAATCTACATACCCTACTAACTTTGTTcctgtcttttcaaaagttaagggtagtctttcgtaccttgaatatatcgaagtagccatttcaccgcttcccaatgttgcttaccggggtttgacatatatctgctcacaacaccgacagcctgtgaaatatccggtctcgtacagaccatgacatacattaaactgccaatcgCATTCAAATAagacacatgagacataacctgcttttcctcattggatttaggacattgttctgaggaaagcttgaagtgagccgcgtgaggaacgctcaccgactttgcctgatctatcccatacttgatcaatactttttcaaggtattctgcctgtaatAACCAAAGTCAgctcctcttcctatctctatgaatatctataccgagaaccctctttacagccctcagatctttcatctcgaatgtccctgataactgagtctttagtacattgatttcagacatatcataacaggcgatcaacatatcatcaacatacaatactaggatgataaactttccatcactcagtgtcttgtaatagacacagtgatcgtattcacttcgattaaatttctgactcatcatgaaagaatcaaattttttataccactgcctaggcgactgtttcaggccgtacaacgacttCATTAATCTGAAAatatttttctctgccccttCAACTTCATAGCCTTttggttgctttatgtagatctactcttccgaTTCCCCATGcgggaatgcagtcttcacatccatctgttccagctcgagatcgtattgggcaaccaacgccaacacaaatctaataggtacctgcttaaccaccaatgcgaatatctctgtgaagtcgattccttctctctgagcataacccttcgctaccaaccttgttttgtatctatcctattttcttttgaataaccatttgcatccgatcgcttttcggcccacaggaag belongs to Magnolia sinica isolate HGM2019 chromosome 8, MsV1, whole genome shotgun sequence and includes:
- the LOC131252710 gene encoding UDP-glycosyltransferase 76B1-like, whose translation is MARIGENQRPQAPHVLLFPLPFQGHINPMLQLATFLLSKGFSITIVHTQFNSPNPSNFPNFHFEPIPDGLSDGMDTTAILSTININCIAPFRAVLARMLSENRHGPISCVITDDFLFFTQSVTDSLKVPRIVLVTYNAIGFLTSSRFQMLHEKGYYPIQDPKSEDPVSEIPPLRIKDLPIITTSTMDATLQLFVSLTIATRASSGLIFNTPDCLEQTTLANLRLDLRIPVFPIGPLHKFMVGPPDSSSLLTPDNNCMAWLAKQAPLSVIYVSFGSTGVMDGADLAEMAWGLANSGQPFLWVVRPGSVSVSECAKLPEGFEEETRDRGLIVKWAPQQDVLAHPAVGGFWTHNGWNSTLESICEGVPMLCSPRLAEQGINARLVSHVWRVGMTLENELERGEIERGIRRLMVGHEGKEIRERIKDLKENVNCSIRKGGSSHQSLDALIDLISSF